In Alteromonas mediterranea DE, a single genomic region encodes these proteins:
- a CDS encoding BCCT family transporter → MTETENKSPLNKPVFLTSSALIICLLIFAAGTPELADSIFQKLQDVIVSNGSWFYVLTVTIIVLAVVYLGMSRYGEIKLGPDHATPEFSFGTWLSMLFAAGMGIGLMFFGVAEPLMHFMAPPTAQAESIDAVREAMKTTFFHWGIHAWAIYAVVALILGYFAYRQNLPLTLRSALYPLIGDRIYGWPGHVVDIFAVTSTVFGISTSLGFGASQVNAGFNYLFGLPSNTGVQIAIMAGVVGLAVISVTTGLDKGIRRLSETNMVLAIILLLIVLFLGPTVFLLQAFMQNTGAYLSDIVRNTFNLYTYEKTDWIGGWTIFYWGWWLAWAPFVGLFIARISFGRTIREFVIGVLLIPSAFTLFWMTIFGNGAIDQVLVQGKDVLAQMVNDDTSVALFVFLEQFPFSSVLSFIAVLMVIIFFVTSCDSGAMVVDMLCSHGENNTPLWQRVYWAVGVGIVSSILLYAGGLGALQTMTIAAALPFAIVLLIAISGLLKALRIESYKRESLMVLAGSPQHSDSDKNWKERLENIVTFPDEKAVRRYINKVVKPAMTEVGEEFKEQQFDVRIEDTEEALTLTVELGGDPEFVYAVYPTSTEQPEFGPTDTPRLDENEKATYYRAEVHLSEGGQNYDIMGWSKISVINDVIDHYHKHQHFIHLLK, encoded by the coding sequence GTGACTGAGACAGAAAATAAATCTCCACTCAACAAGCCGGTGTTTTTAACATCGTCTGCCTTAATAATCTGTTTACTGATTTTCGCTGCTGGTACGCCTGAACTAGCAGACAGTATCTTCCAAAAATTGCAGGATGTAATCGTATCTAACGGTAGTTGGTTTTACGTATTAACGGTTACGATTATTGTTCTCGCAGTAGTGTATTTAGGGATGTCTCGCTACGGGGAAATTAAACTGGGCCCTGACCACGCTACGCCAGAATTTAGCTTTGGCACTTGGCTTAGTATGCTGTTTGCTGCAGGTATGGGTATCGGACTCATGTTCTTTGGTGTAGCTGAACCATTAATGCACTTTATGGCCCCGCCCACTGCACAGGCAGAAAGTATAGACGCCGTACGAGAAGCCATGAAAACCACCTTTTTCCATTGGGGTATTCACGCTTGGGCTATTTATGCAGTGGTAGCGCTTATACTCGGCTACTTTGCCTACCGACAGAACTTACCTCTAACGCTTCGTTCTGCGCTGTACCCACTTATCGGCGACCGGATTTACGGTTGGCCAGGCCATGTGGTTGATATATTTGCCGTTACTTCGACGGTATTTGGTATTTCAACGTCTCTTGGTTTTGGCGCATCGCAAGTTAATGCTGGCTTTAACTATTTGTTTGGTTTGCCTTCTAATACAGGCGTTCAAATTGCCATTATGGCCGGTGTGGTTGGCTTAGCAGTAATTTCAGTTACCACTGGACTGGACAAAGGTATTCGTCGCCTTTCAGAAACCAACATGGTGCTGGCTATTATCCTACTGTTAATCGTGTTGTTTTTAGGTCCAACGGTATTTTTGCTACAGGCCTTTATGCAAAATACTGGCGCATACCTGTCTGACATTGTGAGAAACACTTTTAACTTATACACCTATGAGAAAACTGACTGGATTGGTGGCTGGACCATCTTTTACTGGGGCTGGTGGTTAGCATGGGCGCCTTTCGTAGGCCTGTTTATAGCGCGTATTTCATTCGGCCGTACTATTCGCGAATTCGTTATCGGTGTACTACTTATCCCTTCAGCGTTTACCCTATTTTGGATGACCATATTCGGTAACGGTGCTATCGACCAAGTTTTGGTACAAGGAAAAGATGTACTTGCTCAAATGGTTAACGACGATACCTCCGTCGCACTATTTGTATTTTTAGAACAGTTTCCTTTTTCTTCAGTACTGAGCTTTATCGCCGTACTTATGGTGATTATATTCTTTGTAACCTCGTGTGATTCAGGCGCAATGGTAGTCGACATGCTGTGTTCACACGGTGAAAACAACACCCCACTATGGCAACGTGTTTACTGGGCAGTTGGTGTAGGTATTGTGAGTTCTATACTTCTATATGCTGGCGGATTAGGTGCACTTCAAACCATGACTATTGCCGCTGCACTGCCATTTGCTATTGTCTTGCTTATTGCCATATCCGGGCTATTGAAAGCACTGCGTATAGAATCTTATAAGCGAGAAAGCTTAATGGTGCTGGCAGGCTCGCCACAGCATAGTGACTCTGACAAAAACTGGAAAGAACGATTAGAAAACATTGTTACCTTCCCAGATGAGAAAGCGGTAAGACGCTACATCAACAAGGTGGTTAAACCTGCCATGACTGAAGTTGGTGAAGAGTTTAAAGAACAGCAATTCGATGTAAGAATTGAGGATACCGAGGAAGCTCTTACCTTAACAGTGGAATTAGGAGGAGACCCGGAATTCGTTTATGCGGTGTATCCAACGTCGACAGAACAGCCTGAATTTGGTCCAACTGACACACCAAGACTGGACGAAAACGAAAAGGCCACGTACTATCGCGCCGAAGTACACCTAAGTGAAGGTGGTCAAAACTATGACATTATGGGCTGGTCGAAAATTTCGGTTATTAATGACGTGATCGATCACTATCATAAACACCAACATTTTATTCATTTGCTTAAGTAA